The Lycium barbarum isolate Lr01 chromosome 10, ASM1917538v2, whole genome shotgun sequence genome includes a region encoding these proteins:
- the LOC132614411 gene encoding annexin D2-like — translation MASVKIPASVPDPYEDAEQLKKAFKGWGTNEELIIQILAHRNAAQRKLIRDSYAAAYSEDLLKDLDAELSSDFQRVVLLWTLSPAERDAYLVNEATKRLTASNWVIMEIASTRSSDELFKARQAYHAKYKKSLEEDVAYHTTGDFRKLLVPLITAYRYEGEEVNMTLARKEANILHEKISDKAYNDEEVIRIISTRSKAQLNATFNHYNDHHGHEIIKDLEADDDDEYLKLLRAAIECLKTPEKYFEKVLRLGIKKLGTDEWDLTRVVTTRAEVDMERIKEEYHRRNSVTLDHAIAGDTSGDYKKMLLALIGHGDA, via the exons atggcTAGTGTTAAGATTCCAGCATCAGTTCCTGATCCTTATGAGGATGCTGAGCAACTCAAAAAAGCgtttaaag GATGGGGTACAAATGAGGAACTTATTATTCAGATTTTGGCACATAGGAATGCAGCACAGCGCAAGTTAATCCGAGATTCTTATGCTGCTGCTTATTCAGAGGATCTTCTCAAGGACTTGGATGCTGAACTGTCAAGTGATTTTCAG CGTGTAGTGCTTCTGTGGACTTTGAGTCCCGCTGAGCGCGACGCCTACTTGGTTAATGAGGCTACCAAACGTCTGACTGCTAGCAATTGGGTTATCATGGAAATTGCTAGTACCAGGTCTTCTGATGAACTCTTTAAGGCTAGGCAGGCCTACCATGCTAAATACAAGAAATCACTTGAAGAAGATGTTGCTTATCACACCACTGGGGATTTCCGTAAG CTTTTGGTTCCTCTTATAACTGCATACAGATACGAGGGAGAAGAAGTGAACATGACACTGGCAAGAAAGGAGGCAAATATACTACATGAGAAGATCTCTGACAAGGCTTACAATGATGAGGAGGTCATCCGAATTATTTCTACTAGGAGTAAAGCACAGCTGAATGCAACATTCAACCACTACAATGATCACCATGGCCATGAAATCATCAAG GATCTGGaagctgatgatgatgatgagtaccTGAAATTACTCAGAGCAGCAATAGAGTGCTTGAAAACCCCAGAGAAATACTTTGAGAAAGTTCTTCGATTGGGTATCAAGAAGCTGGGCACAGATGAATGGGATCTTACTAGAGTTGTCACTACTCGGGCTGAAGTTGACATGGAGCGTATCAAAGAAGAGTACCATAGGAGGAACAGTGTTACATTGGACCATGCAATTGCTGGAGACACTTCAGGGGACTACAAGAAAATGCTTCTGGCTTTGATTGGGCATGGAGATGCTTGA
- the LOC132614112 gene encoding uncharacterized protein LOC132614112, with amino-acid sequence MGSENKQEQIQENLVVHHHPSLRSKAAHFVSDVATVIFNPISDKPLKPRPPPVPEDGSDSDGSKHELNAAEDAKDLVDGPDTSSFTAFLYSLLSTSGSGGKSNTNGEYYMQDDHTESIPELTMKEPSRKKRIFSRGKQSLGKALHQVARLGGFRNQGSAKGSSEVVGGSNSKVCEDNQIPSEDMNQKLLNNLPETSEPSVLLSEKARIALYAALPVLVQDRKWVMLYSTWRNGVSLSTLYRRSLLWSGISLLVVGDRNGAVFGGLVDAPLKPTTKRRYQGTNNSFVFSNVSGQPVIFRPTGVNRYFTVCSTEYLALGGGGHFALYLDGDLLTGSSATSETYGNSCLAHTEDFEVKEVELWGFVYASKYEELVSILRTETPGICRW; translated from the exons ATGGGTAGTGAAAACAAGCAAGAGCAAATTCAAGAAAATCTTGTTGTCCATCATCATCCTTCTTTAAGGAGTAAAGCTGCACACTTTGTATCTGATGTTGCCACTGTTATTTTCAACCCCATTTCTGATAAACCCTTAAAGCCTAGACCACCACCTGTACCT GAAGATGGATCTGATTCTGATGGAAGTAAGCATGAGTTAAATGCAGCGGAAGATGCCAAAGATTTAGTTGATGGTCCTGATACATCTTCTTTCACCGCATTTCTATATTCTCTGTTGTCGACCTCAGGATCTGGGGGTAAGTCTAACACTAATGGCGAATACTATATGCAAGACGATCACACTGAGTCAATACCCGAACTTACAATGAAGGAACCTAGCAGAAAAAAACGTATATTTTCCAGGGGTAAACAGTCCCTCGGCAAAGCTCTTCACCAAGTTGCTAGACTAGGCGGCTTTAGAAATCAGGGTTCCGCCAAGGGAAGCTCTGAAGTGGTTGGTGGAAGTAATTCCAAAGTTTGTGAAGATAATCAGATACCTTCGGAAGATATGAATCAGAAACTTCTGAACAATCTTCCGGAAACTTCTGAGCCTTCAGTTCTCCTCTCTGAGAAGGCACGAATTGCTCTTTATGCTGCACTACCTGTGCTTGTGCAGGACAGGAAGTGGGTCATGTTATACAG TACATGGAGGAATGGAGTATCACTCTCAACTTTATATAGGAGAAGCTTACTCTGGTCTGGCATCAGTCTGCTG GTTGTGGGGGACCGTAACGGTGCTGTATTTGGTGGGCTAGTTGATGCACCTTTAAAGCCAACAACGAAGAGAAGATATCAG GGTACAAATAATTCATTTGTCTTCTCAAATGTTTCTGGCCAACCTGTCATATTTCGTCCCACAG GTGTCAATCGCTATTTCACTGTCTGCTCCACGGAGTATTTAGCTTTGGGAGGCGGTGGTCATTTTGCCCTCTACTTAGATGGAGACCT GCTAACAGGTTCAAGTGCAACATCAGAAACTTATGGAAATTCTTGTTTGGCACACACTGAGGACTTTGAAGTTAAGGAAGTTGAG TTATGGGGCTTCGTATATGCTTCCAAGTACGAAGAGTTGGTTTCCATTTTGAGAACGGAGACACCTGGAATTTGCCGCTGGTAA